A stretch of the uncultured Cohaesibacter sp. genome encodes the following:
- a CDS encoding P1 family peptidase: protein MMQNLITDIEGILIGNATDTKLKSGTTALLCEWPMVASCAVMGGAPGTRDTDLLNPDQTVEAVDGLVLSGGSAFGLDAAGGMQGWLRQQGRGFAVGPVNVPIVPAAILFDLINGGDKDWGRQSPYWDMGWQAAETASDHFEIGTIGAGNGALTAGLKGGLGSASDEDDHGIRVAALVAVNALGRATMGDSRHFWAAPFEKGDEFGGAGLPERLTKDMHAPFTKGDAMRAGITPDGSDAPNMAQPGGNTTIGIIATDAALTKAQAKRLAIMAHDGFARALWPSHTPLDGDMIFGLSNGKKPLPATENAFITLGARAASVMARAVARGVYAATSADGDLFPSWQDKYGEA from the coding sequence ATGATGCAAAATCTGATCACCGATATTGAAGGCATCCTGATCGGAAATGCCACCGATACCAAGCTGAAATCCGGCACGACCGCCTTGCTGTGCGAATGGCCGATGGTGGCCTCCTGCGCGGTCATGGGCGGCGCTCCAGGCACCCGCGACACCGATTTGCTCAATCCGGATCAGACGGTCGAGGCGGTTGATGGATTGGTTCTGTCCGGCGGCTCGGCCTTCGGCCTTGATGCAGCTGGTGGCATGCAAGGCTGGTTAAGGCAACAGGGCCGCGGATTTGCCGTCGGTCCCGTTAATGTGCCAATTGTCCCGGCAGCCATCCTGTTTGACCTGATCAATGGCGGCGACAAGGATTGGGGACGCCAAAGCCCCTATTGGGACATGGGCTGGCAAGCGGCAGAAACCGCCAGCGACCATTTCGAGATTGGCACGATCGGTGCTGGCAACGGCGCACTGACAGCCGGTCTCAAAGGCGGTCTGGGCTCGGCCTCGGACGAAGATGATCATGGCATCAGGGTCGCAGCGCTCGTCGCCGTGAATGCCCTTGGTCGCGCCACCATGGGCGACAGTCGCCATTTTTGGGCAGCTCCCTTCGAGAAGGGCGATGAGTTTGGCGGAGCAGGCCTCCCAGAACGGCTCACTAAAGACATGCATGCCCCCTTCACCAAAGGGGACGCCATGCGCGCTGGCATCACCCCAGATGGCTCTGACGCGCCAAACATGGCCCAACCGGGCGGCAACACCACCATCGGCATCATCGCCACCGATGCGGCACTGACCAAGGCTCAGGCCAAGCGCCTGGCCATCATGGCCCATGACGGGTTCGCCCGTGCGCTCTGGCCCTCTCACACGCCCCTGGACGGTGACATGATCTTCGGCCTCTCCAATGGCAAAAAGCCGCTACCGGCAACCGAGAACGCCTTTATCACGCTGGGTGCCCGCGCCGCCTCCGTCATGGCCCGTGCCGTGGCCAGAGGGGTTTATGCCGCGACAAGCGCGGACGGCGACCTGTTCCCCAGCTGGCAAGACAAATATGGCGAAGCTTGA
- a CDS encoding DMT family transporter, with protein sequence MIAYLALAAAMMLTGINVALGKIIITEMTPASFAMLRFVLASLCLVPLAMTERHGWQSLKALPLRAWGEICLLSLFGVVGFTTLMLIGIQYTSAINAGIIASALPAIIALLSWLILKEVISRQKAVSVSLAVFGIACLNLATPHGAHETGLTPTHSWISTLIGNGFILAGVTSEAVFAILTRRYAARIPPWTLTMIVHLLAIPITLPIVMLQDGGWLLPDADWHFWLISLYYILTASVLSFYLWCIGIKTIPASTSALFTALVPVTAMLIAVFVLGEHLSIVQIAGLMAVLASLGIGLKPASLKD encoded by the coding sequence ATGATCGCCTATCTCGCCCTCGCGGCTGCCATGATGTTGACAGGCATCAATGTGGCTCTGGGAAAAATCATCATCACCGAAATGACGCCAGCCTCCTTTGCGATGCTGCGCTTCGTGCTGGCAAGCCTGTGTCTGGTGCCGTTGGCCATGACAGAACGCCATGGCTGGCAGAGCCTCAAGGCCCTGCCGCTGCGAGCTTGGGGAGAAATCTGTCTTTTGTCGCTGTTCGGTGTCGTCGGCTTCACCACCCTGATGCTGATCGGCATTCAATATACCTCTGCCATCAATGCAGGCATCATCGCCTCGGCTTTGCCTGCGATTATTGCCCTTCTCAGTTGGCTCATTCTCAAGGAAGTGATCTCGCGGCAAAAAGCCGTGTCTGTCTCTCTGGCGGTGTTTGGTATTGCCTGCCTCAATCTCGCGACCCCACACGGCGCGCATGAGACAGGTCTCACGCCGACCCACAGCTGGATATCCACCCTGATCGGCAATGGCTTCATTCTCGCTGGCGTCACGTCAGAGGCCGTCTTTGCCATCCTGACCCGCCGCTATGCCGCTCGCATTCCCCCATGGACCCTGACCATGATCGTCCATCTGCTGGCCATCCCCATCACCCTCCCAATAGTGATGCTGCAAGACGGCGGCTGGCTTCTGCCCGATGCCGATTGGCATTTCTGGCTGATCAGCCTTTATTACATTCTCACCGCCAGCGTCCTGTCCTTCTATCTCTGGTGTATCGGCATCAAAACCATTCCCGCCTCCACCAGCGCCCTTTTCACAGCCCTCGTCCCGGTCACCGCCATGCTAATCGCCGTCTTTGTTCTGGGCGAACATCTTTCTATAGTGCAAATCGCCGGACTGATGGCCGTCTTGGCCTCGCTCGGTATTGGCCTCAAACCCGCCTCCTTGAAGGACTGA